One Streptomyces coeruleorubidus DNA segment encodes these proteins:
- a CDS encoding NUDIX hydrolase, producing MSSGSPEDTTVQAAGCVLWRHSPVTGRLEVCLVHRPKYDDWSWPKGKLKRGEEPLAGALREVAEETGCRAVPGAELPTLRYLANGRPKQVRYWAAEARSCAFAPTDEVDRVLWLTPFAARARLTQPHDRPLLDALLTVLNRPQPARKPD from the coding sequence GTGAGCTCCGGCTCTCCCGAGGACACCACCGTTCAGGCGGCCGGCTGCGTCCTGTGGCGCCACTCCCCCGTCACCGGCAGGCTGGAGGTCTGCCTCGTGCACCGGCCGAAATACGACGACTGGTCCTGGCCGAAGGGCAAGCTGAAGCGCGGCGAGGAGCCGCTCGCCGGCGCCCTGCGCGAGGTGGCGGAGGAGACGGGCTGCCGGGCCGTGCCGGGCGCCGAGCTGCCCACCTTGCGCTATCTGGCGAACGGCCGCCCCAAGCAGGTCCGCTACTGGGCGGCCGAGGCCAGGTCCTGCGCGTTCGCCCCGACGGACGAGGTGGACCGGGTGCTGTGGCTGACACCTTTCGCCGCTCGCGCCCGCCTCACCCAGCCCCACGACCGGCCCTTGCTCGACGCGCTGCTGACCGTACTGAACCGGCCACAACCGGCCAGAAAACCGGACTGA
- the pstS gene encoding phosphate ABC transporter substrate-binding protein PstS yields MKLQRMNRRALALGALAVSGALALTACGSDDTGGTSGGGSAAAPKPGSIKCDDAKGQLLADGSSAQKNAIDAWVKQFTAACQGTQINYKGGGSGAGITAFTQGQVAFAGSDSALKPDEVAASKKVCSGGQGIDLPMVGGPIAVGFNVSGVDNLVLDAPTLAKIFNNEIKNWNDPQIKKLNPDAKLPNLKIQAFHRSDDSGTTDNFTKYLIATAKKDWPYDGGKTWQAKGGQSASGSSGVAQQVKQTNGAIGYFELSYAKDGLKTVDLDTGAAQPVKATIDNATKAISEAKVVGTGKDLALELNYGTKAEGAYPMVLVTYEIVCDKGNKADSLPATKAFLRYIASEEGQKILAENDYAPIPDDIISQVRTTIEGLS; encoded by the coding sequence GTGAAGCTTCAGCGCATGAACCGGCGGGCCCTCGCTCTCGGTGCTCTCGCCGTCTCCGGCGCCCTGGCCCTCACGGCGTGCGGCTCCGACGACACCGGCGGCACCAGCGGCGGCGGTTCCGCCGCGGCCCCCAAGCCCGGCAGCATCAAGTGCGACGACGCCAAGGGCCAGCTGCTGGCCGACGGCTCGTCCGCGCAGAAGAACGCGATCGACGCCTGGGTCAAGCAGTTCACCGCCGCCTGCCAGGGCACGCAGATCAACTACAAGGGCGGCGGCTCCGGCGCCGGCATCACCGCGTTCACCCAGGGCCAGGTCGCCTTCGCCGGCTCCGACTCCGCCCTGAAGCCCGACGAGGTCGCGGCCTCCAAGAAGGTCTGCTCCGGCGGCCAGGGCATCGACCTGCCGATGGTCGGCGGCCCGATCGCGGTCGGCTTCAACGTCAGCGGCGTCGACAACCTCGTGCTGGACGCCCCGACCCTGGCGAAGATCTTCAACAACGAGATCAAGAACTGGAACGACCCGCAGATCAAGAAGCTGAACCCCGACGCGAAGCTTCCGAACCTCAAGATCCAGGCGTTCCACCGCTCGGACGACTCCGGCACCACGGACAACTTCACCAAGTACCTGATCGCCACCGCCAAGAAGGACTGGCCCTACGACGGCGGCAAGACCTGGCAGGCCAAGGGCGGCCAGTCCGCCTCCGGCTCCTCCGGTGTCGCCCAGCAGGTGAAGCAGACCAACGGCGCCATCGGCTACTTCGAGCTGTCGTACGCCAAGGACGGCCTGAAGACCGTCGACCTCGACACGGGCGCCGCCCAGCCGGTCAAGGCCACCATCGACAACGCCACCAAGGCCATCTCCGAGGCCAAGGTCGTCGGCACGGGCAAGGACCTCGCCCTGGAGCTGAACTACGGCACCAAGGCCGAGGGCGCCTACCCGATGGTCCTCGTCACGTACGAGATCGTCTGCGACAAGGGCAACAAGGCCGACTCGCTGCCCGCCACCAAGGCGTTCCTGCGCTACATCGCCTCCGAGGAAGGCCAGAAGATCCTCGCCGAGAACGACTACGCGCCGATCCCCGACGACATCATCTCCCAGGTCCGCACCACCATCGAGGGCCTGAGCTGA
- the pstC gene encoding phosphate ABC transporter permease subunit PstC encodes MDTSTQITDAPPPAQPPAIDKRAARGATRPGDRIFLGLSRGSGILLLVIMAAIAAFLTYRASLAISKDQGNFLTTFEWNTNAVPPNFGIAVLAFGTVVSSIVAMVIAVPIAVAIALFLTHYAPRKLSGPIAYVIDLLAAVPSIVYGLWGALVLVPHMNGLFGWLNDYLGWTGIFSWQGGAPRSMLTVGILLAIMILPIITNVSREVFRQVPQMHEEAALALGATRWEVIRMAVLPFGRSGVISASMLGLGRALGETMAVATVLSPTFLIQTSLLDPGGGTFAQNIASKFGEATEFGRDALIASGLVLFVITLLVNGAARAIIARRKEYSGANA; translated from the coding sequence ATGGACACATCCACGCAGATAACCGACGCACCTCCCCCCGCCCAGCCGCCCGCCATCGACAAGCGCGCCGCGCGCGGCGCCACCCGGCCGGGAGACCGGATCTTCCTCGGTCTCTCCCGCGGCTCCGGCATCCTGCTGCTGGTGATCATGGCCGCGATCGCGGCCTTCCTCACGTACCGCGCCTCCCTCGCGATCAGCAAGGACCAGGGCAACTTCCTGACCACCTTCGAGTGGAACACCAACGCCGTCCCGCCGAACTTCGGCATCGCCGTCCTGGCCTTCGGCACGGTGGTCTCCTCGATCGTCGCCATGGTGATCGCCGTCCCGATCGCCGTCGCCATCGCGCTGTTCCTGACGCATTACGCCCCGCGCAAGCTGAGCGGTCCCATCGCCTACGTGATCGACCTGCTCGCCGCCGTGCCGTCCATCGTCTACGGCCTCTGGGGCGCGCTGGTCCTCGTGCCGCACATGAACGGCCTCTTCGGCTGGCTGAACGACTACCTCGGCTGGACCGGCATCTTCTCCTGGCAGGGCGGCGCCCCGCGCTCCATGCTGACCGTCGGCATCCTGCTCGCGATCATGATCCTGCCGATCATCACCAACGTGAGCCGCGAGGTCTTCCGGCAGGTCCCGCAGATGCACGAGGAGGCGGCCCTGGCGCTCGGCGCCACCCGCTGGGAGGTCATCCGCATGGCGGTCCTCCCCTTCGGCCGCTCCGGCGTCATCTCCGCCTCGATGCTCGGCCTCGGCCGCGCCCTCGGCGAGACCATGGCCGTCGCCACGGTGCTGTCCCCGACCTTCCTGATCCAGACCAGCCTGCTCGACCCGGGCGGCGGCACGTTCGCCCAGAACATCGCCAGCAAGTTCGGTGAGGCCACCGAGTTCGGCCGGGACGCGCTGATCGCCTCCGGTCTGGTCCTGTTCGTCATCACCCTGCTGGTCAACGGCGCGGCCCGCGCGATCATCGCCCGCCGCAAGGAGTACTCGGGGGCCAACGCATGA